The following coding sequences lie in one Salipiger sp. H15 genomic window:
- a CDS encoding SDR family oxidoreductase — MDIKGQWALVTGATGGLGANLAENLAARGCNLVLSARRRDALQRLAQQLRERHGVEVLVEPCDLSAPEAASDLHNRLILQGISIDVLVNNAGFGIHGDFVYQCVDATAEMLRVNVQSLTMLSRLFGSDMAHRGSGAILLVGSLTAYTPCPSYAAYAASKAYVVHLGEALHHELASAGVTVTVLSPGIMDTGFLETSGHAPSALLRATMLTPARVAEIGVTALMKGKRSVVAGRMNQVTAFSARLLPRGLLLRAMTRFLANAR, encoded by the coding sequence ATGGACATCAAGGGGCAGTGGGCACTGGTGACTGGCGCAACCGGCGGGCTCGGTGCCAATCTCGCGGAAAATCTCGCGGCGCGGGGTTGCAATCTTGTCCTCTCTGCCCGCCGGCGGGATGCACTGCAGAGACTCGCGCAGCAGCTTCGCGAGCGCCACGGCGTCGAAGTTCTGGTCGAGCCGTGCGACCTGAGCGCGCCGGAGGCAGCCTCGGACCTTCACAATCGTCTGATCCTGCAGGGAATCTCGATCGACGTTCTCGTGAATAACGCAGGTTTCGGCATACACGGGGATTTCGTCTACCAATGCGTCGATGCGACCGCAGAGATGCTGCGCGTCAACGTTCAGAGCCTGACTATGCTTTCCCGGCTGTTCGGCTCGGACATGGCGCACAGAGGCAGTGGCGCAATCTTGCTCGTCGGCAGCCTCACTGCCTATACCCCCTGTCCGAGCTACGCCGCCTACGCCGCGAGCAAGGCCTACGTGGTGCATCTAGGTGAAGCGCTGCATCATGAACTCGCCTCCGCGGGCGTCACAGTCACCGTACTGTCGCCGGGGATCATGGACACAGGGTTCCTTGAGACCTCGGGCCACGCGCCGAGCGCTCTACTGCGCGCGACGATGCTGACGCCGGCGCGCGTGGCCGAGATCGGTGTAACGGCGCTGATGAAAGGCAAGCGGAGCGTGGTTGCCGGCCGAATGAACCAAGTCACCGCCTTTTCCGCACGGCTTCTGCCTCGCGGACTTCTCCTGCGCGCCATGACGCGCTTTCTGGCAAACGCGAGGTAA
- a CDS encoding TetR/AcrR family transcriptional regulator, whose translation MVTYASAAEDKQVRREAILEAALALFLEDTRHLPTVAAVATRSKLAKGTIYIYFESKEQIFSSLLIRELRAFIAFVTRYFETSSGPGPEIVAEFVTQYVGHVCDHPSLMWLDSMGYAMLEPNLSDEQALDLKLQFAEALDEAGRAIEVALELPKGEGVDLLVPSFSLTRGLWQIVDIPQAVKDHPKFAGHPFSRMDFGRDLSRALTRYWRGAWDVRRYSGPLDTDGS comes from the coding sequence ATGGTCACCTACGCATCGGCCGCCGAAGACAAGCAGGTCCGCCGCGAGGCGATCCTCGAAGCGGCGCTCGCGCTGTTTCTCGAGGACACCCGCCATCTCCCCACCGTCGCAGCAGTCGCGACCCGCTCCAAGCTCGCGAAGGGTACGATCTACATCTACTTCGAGAGCAAGGAGCAGATCTTTTCCTCGCTTCTGATCCGGGAACTGCGGGCCTTCATCGCCTTTGTCACCCGGTACTTCGAGACCTCCAGCGGTCCGGGCCCGGAAATCGTCGCGGAGTTCGTGACGCAATACGTCGGCCATGTGTGTGACCACCCGTCACTGATGTGGCTCGACTCCATGGGCTACGCGATGCTCGAACCAAATCTTTCCGACGAACAGGCGCTCGATCTCAAACTTCAATTTGCCGAGGCCCTGGACGAGGCCGGGCGGGCGATCGAAGTCGCGCTGGAGTTGCCGAAGGGTGAGGGAGTGGATCTGCTGGTCCCAAGCTTCTCGCTGACCCGCGGCCTCTGGCAGATCGTCGATATTCCGCAGGCGGTCAAAGACCATCCGAAATTTGCCGGCCATCCCTTCTCGCGCATGGACTTCGGTCGGGATCTGTCGCGGGCGCTGACCCGGTACTGGCGCGGCGCCTGGGATGTCCGGAGGTACTCCGGCCCCTTGGACACCGACGGCAGTTAG
- a CDS encoding membrane-bound PQQ-dependent dehydrogenase, glucose/quinate/shikimate family: protein MVGLVLIAGGAYLISLGGSWYYGIAGLLMLVSALLLFRGRAVGLHVYLALFAGTSGWALWEAGLSFWPLVPRLVAPVFLAGLALLLLPLARRHEGKPACARGLRLGGVGMMAVFAGFVALMFQPHDVVQNDLPIVPGEVSAATETSGESWLSWGKTGEGLRYSTAEQITPENVGELEIAWTARTGFVADQSQSLQDQNTPLYVDGTLYQCAAGSQVTALDGTTGEIKWQFDPKGASPYWKRCRTMGYYEPPAGDACGPRIVMATTDMRLISLKAETGEVCESFGEGGTVDLAEGMTQLTPQSDLDGAAEVSPLPGFLAQTTGPFIGGGKIILGGWVADNVSTGEPSGVVRAFDAQTGELAWAWDLGNPAITGLPTEGESYTKGTPNVWSGIAIDEELGMVYLPMGNATPDYYGGARRDIDDEYGAALVALNLDDGREAWHFSTVHHDIWDYDLPAQPALADIPDGKGGTDKAIIQVTKRGQIFVLDRRTGTPLKKVVEKPVPASDGKIEGEYYSETQPYSVEMPTIAADHLTEASMWGATPIDQMLCRIMFRSYRYEGEFTTQSTDKTLMNPGNGGGFNWASVSYDQTRNRMMVVDMRMPTVNWLIPRDEYGDTSELVMNSHGRSPQFGLPYGHDLHNFMSPLGVPCITPPWGMVSAIDLATGQIAWQQPAGTSEDTPLGTLGKSPLKAQIGMPGMAGLVSTKSGLAFHSGTQDYYLRAYDTETGEVLWKGRLPSGSQSTPMTYADDLHIRFPSKEQALACFNSDDYQTRIMHHRHKSTTDTRVVLVDGFGYGAE from the coding sequence GTGGTCGGGCTCGTCCTGATCGCGGGCGGAGCCTACCTGATCAGCCTCGGCGGCTCGTGGTACTACGGGATCGCCGGACTGCTCATGCTGGTCTCTGCCCTGCTGCTCTTCAGGGGCCGGGCCGTGGGGCTTCACGTCTACCTCGCGCTCTTCGCCGGCACCAGCGGCTGGGCGCTCTGGGAGGCCGGCCTTTCGTTCTGGCCGCTGGTGCCGCGGCTTGTCGCGCCGGTCTTCCTGGCCGGTCTGGCGCTGCTGTTGCTGCCGCTGGCCCGCCGCCACGAGGGCAAGCCCGCCTGCGCCCGCGGCCTTCGGCTTGGCGGCGTGGGCATGATGGCGGTCTTCGCCGGGTTCGTCGCGCTGATGTTCCAGCCGCATGATGTGGTGCAGAACGACCTGCCGATCGTGCCGGGCGAGGTTTCGGCCGCGACCGAGACCTCCGGCGAGAGCTGGCTCTCCTGGGGCAAGACCGGCGAGGGCCTGCGCTACTCCACCGCCGAGCAGATCACCCCCGAGAACGTCGGCGAGCTCGAGATCGCCTGGACCGCGCGCACCGGCTTTGTCGCCGACCAGTCGCAGAGCCTGCAGGACCAGAACACCCCGCTCTACGTCGACGGAACGCTCTACCAGTGCGCCGCCGGATCGCAGGTGACCGCGCTGGACGGCACCACCGGCGAGATCAAGTGGCAGTTCGACCCCAAGGGTGCCTCGCCCTACTGGAAGCGCTGCCGGACCATGGGCTATTACGAGCCGCCCGCCGGCGACGCCTGCGGCCCGCGCATTGTCATGGCGACGACCGACATGCGCCTCATCTCGCTCAAGGCCGAGACCGGCGAGGTGTGCGAGAGCTTCGGCGAGGGCGGCACGGTCGACCTTGCCGAGGGGATGACCCAGCTGACGCCGCAGAGCGATCTCGACGGCGCCGCCGAGGTCTCGCCGCTGCCCGGCTTCCTTGCGCAGACAACCGGACCGTTCATCGGCGGCGGCAAGATCATCCTCGGCGGTTGGGTCGCCGATAACGTCAGCACCGGCGAGCCCTCGGGTGTGGTGCGGGCCTTCGACGCGCAGACCGGCGAGCTCGCTTGGGCCTGGGACCTCGGGAACCCGGCGATCACCGGCCTGCCGACTGAAGGCGAGAGCTACACCAAGGGCACGCCCAACGTCTGGAGCGGCATCGCCATCGACGAGGAACTGGGCATGGTCTACCTGCCCATGGGCAACGCCACGCCGGACTACTACGGCGGCGCGCGGCGCGACATCGACGACGAGTATGGCGCGGCGCTGGTGGCGCTCAACCTCGACGACGGCCGCGAAGCCTGGCACTTCAGCACCGTGCACCATGACATCTGGGACTACGACCTGCCGGCGCAGCCCGCGCTCGCGGACATCCCCGACGGCAAGGGCGGCACCGACAAGGCGATCATCCAGGTCACCAAGCGCGGCCAGATCTTCGTGCTCGACCGGCGCACCGGCACGCCGCTGAAGAAGGTCGTCGAGAAACCCGTGCCCGCCTCGGACGGCAAGATCGAGGGCGAGTACTACTCGGAGACCCAGCCCTATTCGGTCGAGATGCCCACCATCGCGGCGGATCACCTGACCGAGGCCTCGATGTGGGGCGCGACGCCGATCGACCAGATGCTCTGCCGCATCATGTTCAGGAGCTACCGCTACGAGGGCGAGTTCACCACGCAGTCGACCGACAAGACGCTGATGAACCCGGGCAACGGCGGCGGCTTCAACTGGGCCTCGGTCTCCTACGACCAGACGCGCAACCGCATGATGGTCGTCGACATGCGCATGCCCACGGTGAACTGGCTGATCCCGCGCGACGAGTACGGCGACACCAGCGAGCTGGTGATGAACTCGCACGGCCGCTCGCCGCAGTTCGGCCTGCCCTACGGCCACGACCTGCACAACTTCATGTCGCCGCTCGGCGTGCCCTGCATCACCCCGCCCTGGGGCATGGTCTCGGCCATCGACCTCGCGACCGGGCAGATCGCCTGGCAGCAGCCGGCGGGCACCTCCGAGGACACGCCGCTCGGCACCCTCGGCAAGAGCCCCCTCAAGGCGCAGATCGGCATGCCGGGCATGGCGGGCCTCGTCTCGACCAAGTCAGGCCTCGCGTTCCACTCGGGCACGCAGGATTACTACCTGCGCGCCTATGACACCGAGACCGGTGAAGTGCTCTGGAAGGGTCGCCTACCTTCCGGCTCCCAGTCCACGCCGATGACCTACGCCGATGACCTACACATCCGCTTCCCCTCAAAGGAACAGGCCCTGGCCTGCTTCAACAGCGATGACTACCAGACCCGGATCATGCACCACCGACACAAATCGACGACGGACACCCGCGTCGTGCTGGTGGATGGGTTCGGCTACGGCGCAGAGTGA